DNA from Sorex araneus isolate mSorAra2 chromosome 6, mSorAra2.pri, whole genome shotgun sequence:
GAGTGGGCAAGCTTGTTTTGTCCCCAATCTCAGAGGCAAGGCTTTTAGTCTTTATCGACTGAGAATAATGcctgctgtgggcttgtggtagatggaaTTGACCATACTGAGAAAATCTCCTTCAATtaccattttgttgagaatttttatcaggaatgggtgctggatcttgtcaatgctttctctgcaattattgatattattatatggcttttatctattcttttattgatatgttgtattatgttaattgacttgcaaatgttaaagcATCCTGATATCCCTGGAatgagtcctacttggtcatcgtgtttgatcttattgatgagtcattggatccTGTATGGTAGGATTTTGCTGAGGAtctctgcatctgtgttcatcagggatataggctTATAATTATCTTTTCTGATGgtgtctctctttgcttttggtatcagggtgatatttgcctcagagaaacatgaaataaaagaggggaCAAGAAAATGGAGATACATCCCCCTGCTGATAGGTagagaggattaacattgtcaaaatgaaaatattccacaaagcattatacagattcaatatggtccctataaagataccatGACAGttatcaaagaaatagacaaaacactcccgaaatttatatagaacaataaaccccccacaaatagctaaagcaatcctttattcgtgggggaaaaagaaaatgggttgcATCACCTTCcttaacttcaaactctactacaaagcaatagtaattaaaacagcatggtattggagtagaaacagacaagcaaaccactggaatagagttgaatatcctgacacagatccTCAAATATACTATCACTTattatttgataaaggagcaaaaaatgtggtgcggtaaggaaagcctcttcaacaagtggtgctgagataACTgtatagctacatgcaaaaaaaaaaaaaatgaactcagactgtGTCCAATGCCAGGTACAAAAGACAGACCAAAATTAATGAAAGACCCCAATATCACACCTGATTCCATAAGGTACCtggagggaaatgtaggcagaaccctccatgacattgaagctgaaagtATCTTTAAGggtgaaacaccattgaccaagcaaacggaaacatacataaacaaatggaactacattaaactaacaagcttctgcacctccaaagaaatggtgatcaaaatacagagacagcccataAAATGGGAAGAATTATTTAactaatacccatcagataaggggttactTTCCAAGACATATAAGACTctggtagaactttaaaagaaaaaaacctccaaccccatcaaaaaaatgcaGAGAGGAAATATAGAGAAactaccacaaaaaaagaaatacaaatggcctaaggcacatgaaaaaatgctccatatagctaatcatcagggagatgcaaatcaaaacaacaatgagatatcatacaccacagagactggcacacatcaaaaagaacaaaaacaaccagtgctggtatgaatgcagggagaaagggactcttcttcattgatAGTGGGATTGCTGACTTTATGGAAAACAACACAGGCATTCtctaaaaaactataaattgggCTTTCatatgaaccagcaataccacttctgggaatataccccaggcgtgcaaaaaaaacagtagaaatgacacctgcacttgtatgttcattgcagcactgttcacaataaccagaatatgaaaacaatctgagtacctgagaacaaatgactcactaaagagactttggtacatctacataatggactactttgtagctgttagaaaaaatgaagtcataaaatttgcttataagtggaaggacatggagagtatcttgctaagtgaaatgagtcagaaagagagggacagacatagaatgcctggactcatttgtggaatataatataaaatagtatgagactaacaccccaggacagtagagacaagggccagaaagctTGGTccttggttggaagcctgcctcaattgatggggtagaaggcagttgggatagagaagggaccactatgtcattggtggttggaggaatcacttgGGATGTgtgatgagtgctgaaagtagacaaagaatcaaacatgatgacatctcagtatctgtattgtagatcataatgctccaaagtagataaagagtaaaaaggaaagtacctgccatagaggcagggggtgggatgcgTGGGAGTAATCAGAGGAATAATggagacactgctggtgggaaagctaCACTGGGAAGGGATGGCtattcgatcactgtatgactgaaactcaatcatgcaagctttgtaactatttcaccatgattcaataaaaaaaatttaaaaactaagaacAATTTACAAAATCCAGTACCAGGGTCTTAAGATAAAAATGTTATCTATATCTTTATGACAGAAAATTACAGAATTTAGCTTATCAGAATCATATAGGATCACCAAACTTGTGGATATCTCTAAAGGATGCTACCATGTGATATGACTGACAGacatatagaaaagaaaagaagatatccgtatggaaataaaatttataaactagCAACTTATTGTGAATGAAGATAGTTTAAAGTTTCCAACTATTAAcataactatatattttatattaaagtagCAAAGAACTCTTATGAAAAATGAAACCACAGAGAATAAGCTTGAGCAAGATGCCATAGGTCAATTAAAATAGCCTTGATATAGAGTCGCCTGTATGATTTTTACTGATTTACTAGTATGAGAATTAACAAAGATGTTAAATAtactaaagcatttaaaaatacctttatatCTGTGTGTAAACAATATGAAGATCATTCCCTCAAAGGCTTTGCTTTCCAACGAGTTTCCTGAATGCCTCCTTCACATCCTTGTTCCTCAGGCTATAGATGAATGGGTTTAGCATAGAGGTCATAACTGAGTAGAACACTGAAATCACCTTATCTCCCTCATTCATTTTCTTGGAATTTGGTCTCATATAGGTAAATATTGTTGATCCATAGAAAAagataacaacaataaaatgagaACCACAGGTAGAAAAGACCTTGAGTCTTCCATCCCCAGACTGGATTCGAATTACAGTGATAATAATATTCCAGTaggagaagagaatgagagaTACAGGACCAAGGAGAATTAGCACGCCCATTGCAAAGATGGCCATCTCAGCTTTGTAGGTTTCTTCTGAAGCCAACTTTAGGAGTGCAGGTGGTTCACAAAAATAATGATTAATTACATTCTGGCCATGGTATGAGACACTTAATGTAAATGATGTGTCAACTAGAGATACAAGTATTCCACTGGCCCAAGACCCTATAGCTAGCTGGACACATACCCTATGGGTCATGATGGTGGGGTAGTGAAGGGGTTTGCAGACAGCAATATAGCGATCATAGGACATCACTGCTAGGAGAGAACTCTCTGTACACCCAGCTACCAGGAAAACAATGATCTGAATTGAGCACCCAACAAAAGAAATGGCCTTTCTTATTACCAACATATGAACTAACATCTGGGGAACAATTGTTGTAGAAAAACAAAGATCAGTAAATgacagatttttaagaaaaaagtacaTTGGTGTATGAAGTCTAGAGTCAATGTGAATTAAGACCATGATGAGCATATTTCCAAACACAGTCAGAAGGTAGATGTTGAGAAATAGAACAAACAGCAGGATCTGCATATGCTGGTCTGAAGAAAGGCCCAGCAAAATGAATTCAGTAATATAGGTTTTGTTTTCTGCACCCATTGTTGtctatttcccctccccccacatcagAATAATTAGAACAATGAAAAGTTGATTATCATAGAGATCTGAGTGCAGAAAGTGAAGATCCAATTCTATTTACAAATAGAATAGACTTTAAAGTACTTGAAAATAATCACTGCACTTAATTTCTTAAAGATTCCACTCCTGTTGGAAGTATCTAAAAGTAGATTATGTAAAGGTGAAAAATACAAAGTCTTATCTTCAATAAGAAGACTCAGCTccgtttttcttctttttttgaacactttatatatgttaaaatatagaGTCACAGttcatttctgaatttttcaCTGGATCAGAGAATCAAGGCTTGATGcaatattaataataaactttCACCCAAGGTTTTCATCATAGAGCTGAGACTGTGGAGACAAAATTCAACAAAGACAACATACATACTGTGGTTGTAGGAAAGACCATTTCAGAATTTAGCAGCTTTTTAAATAGTTGCAATGCATTACTTAGTATAATATTGTTCAACCTTACTCATGCTGCAGTTTGGAACACAATATCCAGTCACGAAGGGTAGATGAATCAGTATGACAGTATCAAATTAGGCACTGCTAGGACAAGGCATACTATCTCGAATATTCAACACAGTCTATCCTTCCTGGACTTCAGAGTTATTGCTATGCTTCAGAACAAAGGAATAATAGCTGATCTAAGTCAACAAGTTTTAAATGAGttaggaaaaataataatgtctTGGAACAATGAATCAACTGATTTCTCTGAGAATGAAACAATATTAGAATGAAATTGTACTATCCTTGGACTTTCTGCTAAGCAGAGATGTCACAACTGAAAGTCAATCTGACTGTCAGGGCCATCCTGAGATAGGAGAAAATCAAAGATAACATACTCAAGAAGATTGGTTTTCCACATAGTCTGTTCCTGAAGCTGAAGTATAGGGAAAATGTCATTAGATTACACTGGAAGTGACCTTCCAAATCTTCCATAGAAATGACACAGGAGTTTCCAAACACCACTTCACTTCAAGACCACTGGTTTCAGTGATATCTTCATGAGAAAATTTCCAgtctatatataatttaaaatgggaTTAAACCTAAACATAGAGATATCAAGATTATGCACTTAGTGAGAATAGGAAGGCAAATCATGAACTATAGAAAGAgaattgataaaattaaatagCAAATAACCTCTTCCCTTGATTGAATGCATAGCAAATATATAAgcagttcattaaaaaaatatatcaggaaAATATTCACTTTCTAGTTGTTTTTTGAAACTGACTTATAATACATTAGTAGATTATTAATAGATTTTAATATGTGAACCTAGAACTTACtaaactgaaaaagagaaaaaattgtctGATAATCATGTAAGTGTGCTgctcaggaaatattttttcaattttatttaagtgTGTGTACTATTATATTTACAATATGAACTACActctttttttctggcttttttggtcacacccagcagtgttcagggttgactcctggctctgcactcaggaatcactccttggcggtgcttaggggactacatgggattctgggaatcgaacccgggtcggcctcagccgcgtgcaaggtaaacaccctaaccactgtactatcactccagccctgaactacACTCTTTTGAAGAATCATATGAAAGCTATTTAAAAGAATACTGCTGTGGAGTTCTTTGGAATCAAAACATAATAGTGTACTATTAACACACttgttataattttatatgcattttgtTAATTATGAAATGCATGCATTGAGCTATTCATTTTAATGTGTACATTTTTTGTGGTAACAAATATGCATAATGATACACTTTAAATGCtaaacaatttaaatttaattatttaataatcaaaataaaattatatgagtatttgtttataattttttcaccTTGACTAGACACAAATTTtaccagagaaaaaaaatcctctcaaTCTAAATGTCTACatcacatatagacatatatcgTATATTTCAGGATATACTAACTAACTTGTTTTGAAGTAGAATTTAGCATGTTTCTAAGAAGTCATAAATACTGGCTTTCTCTCTCAAGCCTGTTCTCTAGCATTGTATTTATCTGGCTTGCTCTTCCATGATTTCTCTTAAACAAGTATTACTTCTCTGCCTTCACATCTCTCcaagtaagtttcattcaataaaaaccaccttgattccctccccccaacacacacatgcacacaatttaCAAATATCTTTAACTTACAAAGATGTCAAGAAACAGATTAATACTTAttaatgcaaatatttctttaatccATTCCTCAACTATGATTTTTATAATAGTGGTTATACAACCTATTCCTGCCAGTTACCATTACTATGACATGATGAAGGAAGTCTCTAAAATCAGATGAGAAATAAACTAAATTGGCTAGTCTATTTGTTATCTgtaactttataaaaaatgacTCCAAATGATTATAATGGCTTAAATGAACATTTACTGAACTTATAATTTTCAGGTTGTGATTTGAGCTTCTCTAGAACTGAGTCAAGCTCAGCTTTTTAGTTAGACCTGctcctttgtatatatatataatcaggaCATAGGCCAGTAGGTGGCTTTTGCTCAAACATTAATTCAGTAGCATTTGAATTAGGAATCCTTCTCTACAAAGCATTCATTGTCTAGCATGGTGGTTCTGGCTATTTCTACTGACTTCTCAGGGTTCAAAAATCAGTCATGTATAAAACTAAGCTGTAAAACTATGTATCTGATGATATCAGAGTTACAATAGTCCCACGATAGTCTCTCAAGGTCCCACAGGTCAAAGAATTAATTTTACTTCACAATAAGGAATGGAGCATATTTTTCAGCTAAAGAAATGTACTTCAAAGTTACCTAAGAGGGAACTGGATAAAGAAGATATAAGACGGTATGTCCATTTTCCCAAGCGATCATAACAAACTGGAAATGTAATCATAGGTGCTCTCAGTGAGAGCTGTAGTATAATTATTCTTATATAAACTAGAGAGCAGGGAGCATGAAATTCTACCTTGGATGATCAGGGATATTTAATTCAGTAAATGATGCTAAACCTAGTATAGAAATACTACTAGTTTTGAAGGAGGTTAGAGAAGGCCCATTTTTATCAGAAACTCCAGTGTTCTATGTATGAACACATGAATTAAGTGTCATAAGGAGAAAGAATAGTCCAAAACAATAAGTCATTACCTACatgataaaattaatgaataaatcatTGAATATATCTAGGGATGAATAGATTcattcacatacatacactcaaaCACTCCAAAATACTTACCATTCTAAGTTAAAGTTAGCTGGAGTACCACCACCTAGTGTGTTCCCCAGCTAACACAAAATAGTAAGTTTCTGTTTCTGGAGAGACATCTTCTTTCTTACCTGGAGGTCTAGAGTGAGTCTTTCTTTAAGAATAGGTGAAGGGATGTTACACTGAGTATAGTACAGTGGAATCCAAAGTGATAGAACTTGGTATTGTATCCTCGTGATTATCTGTCCCCTCTTCTAACCAATGTGCGAGAACTGTACTTTTTCATGAACTTcattctaaattttgttttttggatttttcCGTATTAGTTAAGAACCTTTTTTTTGAAGAACGAATACTGAACTGAACCTTTTGGAGGAAGATTCTTGAAAGACAAGGCTCTGAGAAGTGATGCAAACAGGACATCTCTAGGGTTTTCCTTGGGCACAGCCCACTCTATTATCTACAAACACAATGAGATGCCATGGGACATTATCTGCAATCATAGATAGAGTTGTGTGAATCTTTAAATACAAAcctttctcaaaataaaatggcAAGTTTAACGGTTTGTGTAAAACTTAATCATTCATCTATACACGCTTTTTATTTGGAGCATCAAAATCAAGCATGAGCAtatatttgtagcttctttatttaaaatcctcaaaatgaaaaaaactctTAATTTCCTCAATATGGGTTTAAATATTTTGTCTAAGATTATAGTGCGACTGTGAACTACAGTATCTGTTAATAAAAAAGTACTTTGGGATTGATAAAATTACTACAATAATCAGTAATTTTAACTCTTTGTCTAATACGTAGCATATTATTCTGAGAGATGGTAGGTTAGAAAAAGTAAAtgcatctttataattttttctttttcatgtgaaaAATATTGTAATCCTTATTCATATTGGCTTCTAAATTTTCTGTATCTACTTTTACTTAATTGTAGCACTAGAGTAATTTTCCATTTATTGCTCAACTGAAAGTGTTTTTTCTgtctatttttccatattttctgttgacaaatttccatttaattttatctATATTCTTTAAGTATGGCTATCTGACAAAAATTAAGCATCTTTATTGTAGTATTTTGGGCTTTATtccacatctttatttttatatgaaatgagTAAAGATTTCAAAtataacagagaaaaaaataaggtagTCACTATTCCAAATGTGTCAATACTTTTTACTTTCCTATTTTTGTTAacttgtgagagagagagtacatggaATTTAACCCTCTTGGGACATATTGACCCGGAGTACAGgtaaatttttatcaaatttggTTCATATATTActacatatttattaaaataccaCTTATCCTGTGTCTCTTCTGTACTTTTATACTATTACTAAATTCACAACACACCTAACAGAGGAGTTGAGGGGATTTAACAaccaaattattcatttttttgataCAAGATACATTCTTACTTAACTCAGTCTGACACTCATCTAGAAAAACACCATATTCATGGATTAAGGGTTCAGTATCATGATATTGCTTCTTATCTCCGATGACAATCACAATACTAGGTCTTCAGGTGACATACAAATTCTGCCTCACTATGCTATAATTTAAATGTTTCCATGACTTCTTCTACTTCAgatgaagctttttaaaaaagcttaaatctaattaaagaactgtgatttacaaagttacttactgatggttgagttttagtcatataatgtttcaaaacCAATTtgaccaccagtatcaacttccctcctccagtgtcacTATATTCCACCCTTATCTCCAACTCTCACCTTGTCCGCCACCTGTCAACTTaataggcacattacaaagttcctcaggttgcagcttagatctaaTGGTTTCAATATTGCTGAGTTATATTGTTGAGTTAttttgggtatatggctataTCACTCAACCATCTcaccagcaaaaacaaaaccctgaaccCTGTTcaatcattatttccaattttcttctttaccccttgatttctttcctcttctgtccttctctctaaatAATAGGGTCAAGGGTAACCTAGGCTTCTCCTCTTAAAcatatttcctcatccagtaatctatataccacagataattgtgaccattttgcatttatttttcttcttctggcttacttcactcaacaggaATCTTTCAGTTCCAACCAGTTTAcagaaaatttcataattttgtcCCTTGCATCTGTATAGAACTCCATACACCATATCTTCCTCATCTATCCATCTGTTGCTGGACACCTTGGTTAATTCAAAACCTTAGCTATTGCACTAAATacaacaatgaataatggtgtgcatatgtccttttaaaaGAGTGTTTTATGTCCTGAGGCTAGAAGCCgaaaagtggaattgctgcatCATAtgacagttcaattctaagtttactgaaaaCCCTTCAGTGTTTTTTTCTACCGGGATTGTACCAGACAACTACTTATTCTTCTTATCTTGAAAGTATTAGGATTTCAAAGGATATTTATTTTGCCTAAAATCCTGAAACTATAAGAAAGTTACACTTTCTTTAAGTATTATTACTTTTGTCTTGCTGGCAGTTCTTTCTATTGTCTTCTCAGTATGCATATTTTTGTGATGCAACCTGTCACATGTTAGAGGCTTGCAagataaggaaatgaaaacaattgTTTGTCAAAACCTACTAGCAATAATCTCTGAAAGAACATGATGCTACTGAATCTCACCAGACAGACCAGTGAAGCTTATAACTACACACCTGACATTCTCCTCTCCAACATAGatatggcccagctccacaattaaacctcatcaagctgccaaaCCACCAAATAATTCCAGCCTTATAGCTCCTTTATACCTCCAAATTtcatttgggggaccatttatgAACCAGTAGGACCCCAGCAAATCTGATGGAAAAATTGTGCAGAAgaccaccaagttcaatgagtgaaaacaataatatAGAAGGCTCAACTGGCATCAATCAAGTCAGTAAATCTTCAaataatgactttagtaacacccttgtgagatataataataattatgaaaagataacttattattttttttgataattccatttgcttttgTGCTAACAAATAGTCTGAAGTAAATTTTCTTGTGTTGCTAAGGGGTTAGGCTTGGGGAATGGCTTGGAAATCAGAGACATCAGTGAAGGAAAGGTCACCCTGATAGTGAGATTGATGTTGAagcattgaatgactgaaacaattgtattataaacaacttgtaAATCATGACGTTAtaacaaacatattttttaaataagacagGTGGAGATATAATATAGGGGTTTagaatcttgccttgcacacagctgaccttgttTGAATTCCTACCATACCCAGGGAGTACCACCCTGGTATCTCCATTGTTCAATAAACATCACCAGGAATacatgatccttgagtacagaatcaggaataagccctgagcacagcttactGTGAGTCCTCGTTTCCCTCTATCCTTCCATCTCACCTCCCCATAGCCcctggaaaaataaaacccagaaaactttatgtttaatttcttgtagcttttggttttgttttgggggctatacccagaagtacttagggcttactcctggttctgtgctcaggtattacttctggtgctgttcaggggaccagaaaaagtattttaaaagccCAGGTGTTTTCAcgtaatctttattttctttggataaaAACAAGTCCAAATTTCTTTTATGTAAATATACTGAAAGTCCCCAGAATGCTTCAGAATACCATGAATCCTAGGAAGTGAGGTTTGGCtaaataatttgttatatattAGATACTGGAGAACAATATAGGCCAACTTCAAAGTATAAAAGACTTTGTGAACGAATAAGGAAAGGTAATATGTGGGACACAGGACTCAAAAACAATGCTCTACTcactattttatagaaaaaaataaaaggcattaaAAAATTAACCCAAAACATAAGTCTATTTATATATTATCCGAAGATTGCTACATGGTAGGTAAATTTCAAAGCAAACATTAAATTTGAACAGATAACATTGCACgaacctgaattttttttaagatacagGGGAGTCAGTATGACTTTATTGATATCTGTGACTGATATTAGAGAAGATGTTATTAGTGTTTAATACTATAGGAGTCATGCATGTTCCTGCACTTGCATCAGCTTAGAGATTCTCTTTCTGAGATCTCTATCTTCCAAACACCTTCCTAAATGCTTCCTTTACATCTTTGTTCCTCAGGCTATAAATGAATGGATTTAGCATAGAGGTTATGACTGAATAGAACACGGAGACCATTttatcccatttattttttttctttgtattaggCTGCATGTAGGTATATATCGTTGACCCATAGATTAAGACGACAACGATGAGATGAGTACCACAGGTAGAAAAGACTTTGAGCCTACGTTGCCCTGACTTCATCAGCACTACTGTGGAGATAACATTCCAATAGGAGAAGAGGATGAGAGAGACGGGGCCAAGGAGTATTAGCACACCCATTGCAAAGATGGCCATCTCAGCTTTGTAGGTTTCCTCTGAAGCCAACTTCAGGAGTGCAGGAGGTTCACAGAAATAATGATTAATTACGTTCTGCTCCCGGTATGGGACACATAAAGTAAATGCCGTATCCACTACAGACACAAGCGCGCCACAGGCCCAGGATCCTAGTACTAGATGGACACAAACTCTCTGGTTCAGGAGGGTAGAATAGTGCAGAGGTTTGCAGACAGCTACATAGCGATCATAGGACATCACTGCTAGGAGAGAACTCTCTGTACACccaactaaaaggaaaaaaaacatctGAGCTGAACATCTAGTAAAGGTAATACTTTTTCTCATTGACAGCAGATGAAATAACATCTGGGGGACAATTACTGTAGAGAAACAGAGGTCGACAAACGAtaggtttttaagaaaaaagtacaTTGGTATATGAAGTCGAGAGTCGAAGTGAAGTAGCACCATGATGAGCAGATTTCCAAGAATAGTCAATAGGTAGATGATGAGAAATAACACAAACAACAGGACCTGGGTGTGCTGATCTGAAGAAAGTCCCAGCAAGATGAATTCAGTCAGGTAGGTTTGGTTTTCTGCGCCCATAGATGTCTATTATTCTTGATGAATCAGCATAAGTAGAGAACGCATTACTTGACTATGATGAAGTATTACACCCTGAAAGTAAAGACTTCACTGGaacaactaaaaaatatttttaaaaatcctgaaaaTACAAACACAATTTTCTGAAGATTACATCCTTGTATTCTTGATGAAATCATTTAATTTGCAGTATAGAAAAATCTGGAATGTGCTTTTTTGGAGATCTTAGTGTCAGGACACTATCAATAATATAGCAGTAGATCAAAGATTATgttaatacttatttatttatttttgctttttgggtcacacccagtgatgttcaggggttactcctggctctgcacacagaaatcactcctgtcgatgctcaggagaccatatgggatgctgggaatcaaacctgggtcggcctgcatgcaacgcaaacgctctactcactgtgctatctctccaggctctaTACATTAATAATTAGATGTGTCATATAGAAAAATACATGATATGtctgatcaaaaaaaaaaagaatttttttttttgctttttgggtcacaccggcaatgcacaggtgtttctcctggctctacactcaggaattactcctggcggtgctcaggggaccatatgggatgctgggaatcaaacctggttggcaagccaaatgccctacccactgtgctatcattccagtcctccccaaaaggatttttttaacgGATTATAGAGATCTGAAAAAATAAAGGGTTCTAACTTCAATAGAATGTTTACATTTCAGATTAACAGATTATAGGGACCTGAAAAAGTAAAAGGATTTTTAACATCAGTagaaaacttacatttttttctttccttctttctttttcacttaccAGTCAGCTCAttgtttttcacatttcttttatGCTTTTAAGGAATCCTTTATCATCCTGGTAGCAAGGGAAATTAAGAAACCATTTTAGATTATTGCAATCCATAGTCCTGATATTTCCTAAAACCATTATGGTTTGTTTTTCCAGATAAAACTGAATATGGTGGAGGAAGTACAGGAGAAATCCTGCACAATTTTTTATGGTTTGATTGAAGGCTCATAAGATGCCAAGTATAACTTGATTTCAAGGTTAGTGGAGACCAGGGTTTTGACTCAACCTGtcagagcatttaccttgcatatatgAATTTCTAGATTCCATCCCTGTCACTgcttgaaaacaaaagaaaagaaaaagaaaaagcaactgGGTAATAGTGGGATTTCTATTTCTGAATTTCTCTCTAGATTGTATTCAAAACTAGATTCCTTCTGAAGAGATGATCCACTGACTCCGCAGGATTATTAATCAAAGTTTATTCtgcaaacaaaatcaaagaaatatctttttttgatAGTGTGAAATAGAATACACAGAAAGATCAAGAAAAAAGCCTCAGGCAACAACAACTTGCTTGCTTAATTCATCAGTTTTTTTGACACTGTGATTTATGACATCATAGTAGGATATGAGTTGATTAATTAGTGCCAACAGACTAAAAAGACTGAAATAAAAAGAACCTTCATTTATGAAGATCCTGAAGGCAGTAGTTATGAAACCCAGTGGGCACACTGGT
Protein-coding regions in this window:
- the LOC101551501 gene encoding olfactory receptor 2D3-like codes for the protein MGAENQTYLTEFILLGLSSDQHTQVLLFVLFLIIYLLTILGNLLIMVLLHFDSRLHIPMYFFLKNLSFVDLCFSTVIVPQMLFHLLSMRKSITFTRCSAQMFFFLLVGCTESSLLAVMSYDRYVAVCKPLHYSTLLNQRVCVHLVLGSWACGALVSVVDTAFTLCVPYREQNVINHYFCEPPALLKLASEETYKAEMAIFAMGVLILLGPVSLILFSYWNVISTVVLMKSGQRRLKVFSTCGTHLIVVVLIYGSTIYTYMQPNTKKKNKWDKMVSVFYSVITSMLNPFIYSLRNKDVKEAFRKVFGR
- the LOC101543762 gene encoding olfactory receptor 2D3-like; the protein is MGAENKTYITEFILLGLSSDQHMQILLFVLFLNIYLLTVFGNMLIMVLIHIDSRLHTPMYFFLKNLSFTDLCFSTTIVPQMLVHMLVIRKAISFVGCSIQIIVFLVAGCTESSLLAVMSYDRYIAVCKPLHYPTIMTHRVCVQLAIGSWASGILVSLVDTSFTLSVSYHGQNVINHYFCEPPALLKLASEETYKAEMAIFAMGVLILLGPVSLILFSYWNIIITVIRIQSGDGRLKVFSTCGSHFIVVIFFYGSTIFTYMRPNSKKMNEGDKVISVFYSVMTSMLNPFIYSLRNKDVKEAFRKLVGKQSL